A region of the Desulfuribacillus alkaliarsenatis genome:
AATATCGGCTTCGAAGGAATCATATTGTTTTTGCAGCTGTCTCTCTAGATTACGACGACGTTTTAGCTCTTCATGGGTTTCCTTTTGCTGAGCCGTTTTCTGTTTGGTTTCTTCTAGCTGCTGTTTTTCCTGGTGGTTTTTCTCAAGATAATAGTCATAATTACCAAGATAAGACTTAAGCTTATCGCGGGTCATATATATTACTCTCGTAGCGATCTGATTAAGGAAATATCTATCATGGGAAATGAATATCATGGTCCCATCATAGCTTAGGAGTGCTTGTTCTAGTGCTTCCTTAGCAGGTATATCAAGATGGTTTGTCGGCTCATCTAACAACAATAGGTTATCCTGGGCTAGCATTAGCTTCGTTAGTGTCACACGGGCTTTTTCACCGCCGCTGAGGGATGAAATGTGCTTGTCTACGTCTTCGCCCACAAATAGAAATTGCGCTAATGCAGAGCGAATCTCGGTTCGCGTCATATGGGGAAAGTCATCATGCACTTCTTCGAAGACGGTATTTGTTTTGGTTAAATCAGCCTGTTCCTGGTCGTAGTATCCGATTTGTACGTTACTACCATGTGTTATTTCACCTGCTGTAGGTTTTAGTTGTTCGGCAATAAGCTTTAGTAGCGTAGACTTGCCAGTACCATTTGGCCCGATGATAGCTATGCGTTCTCCTCGCTCTATCTGTAAGTTTAAGCCTACAAATAGATAACCAGCTGATGAGTCAAAAGTGATACCCAAGTTTTTTATATCTAAGACTATGTTTCCAGTGCGCTTTTTAGCGCGAAAAGAGAAAAAAGTTTCGTTTTGTTTAGTTGGTGAATCTAGCAGCTCCATATTTTCAAGCTGCTTGCGTCGACTTTTAGCTCGTGCTGATGTAGAGGCTCGTGCAATGTTTTTTTGTATAAATTCTTGCGTTTTTGCTATTTCTTCGTGCTGCTTTAGGTATAATTGCTCCTGCTCTAATAATCGCTGTTCTTTTGTAGAAAGATAATAGTGATAAGTGCCAGGATAAGCTGTTCCTTTGTTGTTATCTATTTCATACACTACATTGATAAATGAATCTAGGAAATAACGGTCATGGGAAACAACCATAAGTGCACCTGGGAAGTCTTTAATAAACTGTTCTAACCACGTTAAGGCATCGATATCGAGATAGTTAGTAGGCTCATCGAGTAAAATAATATCAGGCTGGGACAATAATATTTTTGCTAAAGCAAGTCTCGTCTTCTGACCACCGCTACATTGGTTTATAGTCATTTCTTTATAGTTAATATCTGAAAAACCTAAACCAGCAAGTACGTTACGGATATCTGCTTCAAGCTTGTGTCCACCTGACCGTTCAAAGGCTTCCTGAAGCTCGCTGTATTCCGCCATTATGGATTCTAAAGCCTCTGGGTCATCAGTACACTTGCCCATTTCTATTTCAAGTTGTCGAAGTCGCTGCTCCTGCTCGTGTAAAGTAGCAAATACAGATAGCATCTCATCCCAAATAGTAAGACGCGAGTCTAAGCCACTATCCTGAGCTAAATAGCATAATACTTTTCCTTTGGTTATTTGCACTTCTCCACTATCTGCAGGAAGCTTGCCAGCTATAATTTTTAGAAGTGTCGATTTACCTGCTCCATTAGGACCGACGACACCAATTTTATCTTTAGCTTGAACTTGTAAGCAAACTTTGGTTAAAATAGGTGTAACACCGTAAGACTTACTTATATTAATCGTTTGTAGAATAATCAAGGGTAACACCTCTTAAAAAAGATATATTCGATAGTAATCATATCAAAGTTTATTTGCAAACAAAAGGTGGTTTTGTTGATGAGACTAGAAAAGCGTAATCTAAGAAATGAAATGCTCTTGAAACGGAAAAAGATAAAAAAAGATTTGCGCGAAAAAAAATCTCAACAAATTTTTAAGAATCTTGTAAATCTTGATGAAGTTAACGCTGCGAAGCGCATAATGGTCTATGTTGACTTTCAAGAAGAGGTTCAAACAAGGCAGTTTATTGAGTATCTGTGGTCAAAAAATATTGATGTTGTTATTCCTGTATGTAAACCTAAAAATAGACAACTAAATCCGTCTCTATTGTATAGCTTTGATGAGCTTGAACCTGGCACCTTTGGTGTTCTTGAGCCTAAGAAGGAAGCTATCAGATACGTAGATCTCGACACCATAGATATAATTATTGTACCTGGACTAGCATTTGACCGACATGGTGGTAGGATTGGTTATGGTGCAGGTTATTATGACCGCTTTTTCGAGCGCACTCCTAATGCTCAGGTCATTGGTATCGCATATGATGAGCAGTTGGTTATGAAAATACCGATGGAGGATCATGACAAGCGTATTCCATTGATTATTACGGATAAAGAATTTATACAAGCTAAATATTTTTTGTAGGTTATTAGACAAAATAACCCCTGCATATGAATGTTATAACTTCAAATATAGGGGGGCAGGGAAATGTAATGAAAAAGTCCTGTCAGGTTTGTCAACGAGCTGGCAAAACGTCATCAAGCTATATCACGCGTCAAACACTTAAGGTTCGATTATACAGAATTCGTGTTGAAGTATCTGAAGGTTCACAAATAATTTTAGTGTGTACTAAATGTTTACAGAGGCAGCAACTGAATGGACGGACAATTAGCGGATATGATAGGGCTGTGAGCGCGACGTAAGTCGTGCTTCTAGCTTTTAATAACACATAGAAATTTATAATAAAGATTTAAGATAGAATAGGCACTTATACTAGGGGGAAAAGCAATGAATATTAAAGAGTTAAAGTTGGACAAGACGGAAGAGCTTGAAGTAATTCGCATTAAGGACGGAGAGGAACCAGATCCGTTTGATGACCAGCTAGCAGTAGAATACCCTGTTACCATCTTTTTTAATGACCAGGAGTTAGTAACACTGTTGTGTACACCGACCTATTTAGAGGAATTAGCTATTGGTTTTTTAAATTCTGAGGGTATGATTCGCTCTTATGACGATATAGCCTCTGTCGAGCTGGACTCAGAAAAAGGACTTATTTATGTCAAAACAAAAAAGAAAAAAGCATTGACGGAGAAGTTGTTTGCAAAGCGGACAATTACTTCTGGTTGCGGAAAAGGTACAATTTTTTACAACGTACTTGACTCCATGCGCGCGAATAAAATAGAGCGCCCTCTAGATATCACCTCTGAACAAGTAACGTCTCTTATGACGGAGCTACAACAGAACTCAATGATGTTCAAGGAAACTGGTGGTAATCACGCGTCCTCACTGTGTGATCCGACAGGAATGGTCGTTTATCATGAAGATATAGGCAGGCATAATGCAGTAGATAAAATTGTCGGCCATTGTGTAAAGCATAATATTAATATTGAGAACAAAGTGTTAGTTACAAGTGGACGAGTTTCTTCAGAAATACTTTTGAAGGTTGCTAAATTAGATATTCCAATGATTATTTCAAAATCAGCTCCAACTACCCTTTCTGTACGCTTGGCTAGAGAACTTGGCCTAACCCTAGTGGGATTTGTGCGTGGCCGCCGTTTCAACATCTATGCTAACGGTTGGAGGCTTACAGATGTACATGTAACTGACCACGATTCAATAAAAATTAAAGAAAGTATCCTTGACGAGATTAATAAACAAGTAGAAGATAAAGAGGAATAGGAAAGAGAATACGAATCAGTCATAACGAAAGGTATAATAGAGTTAATATGAGGTGCTAATATGCTTAATGGAGTTATATTATCTGGCGGTTTAAGTAAACGGATGGGACAAGATAAGGGTTTGCTTATGCTTGATGGTAAAACAACGGTAGAACGCTTGTATGAAAAAATTGCACCCCTTTGTCAAAGGGTGATTCTAGTTACTAATAAGCCCGATTCATATAGAAGCTTACTTAATAAAATGCCAAAGGCTACAATTATCACAGACGAAATCAAGCAATTAGGTCCACTAAGTGGAATTCACGCTGCCTTAGGTGAAACGGATATGGACTACAATCTAGTAATCGCCTGCGATATGCCCCTTGCTAATCCAGAGTGTTTTCTAAGCTTTGCAAAAAATCAGTTAGACTCAAAAAATGAGCTAATAATTGCCCGTACAGCTGATGGTAGACTGCAGCCCTTACATGCGATTTATCACAAAAGCTGCCGTAGCCAGATTGAACAAATGCTAACTAGTAATAATCTGCGAATTAGTTCCTTAGTTGATTATGTCACTAGTAAAATAATAGAAATTCCTACAAAAGAGCAAGAAATGTTTATGAACATGAACACCCCTGAAGAGTACAACGCGGCACTGGCTAGCACCAAATAACTAGTGAATAATATGAACAGAATTAGAAACATGCTTGTTTTTATTGTAATCCTATTGTAAAATAAATATCATAACTGCATGTCTCCGAGCTCTTTTGCCTAAGGTTTACTACGGTAAATTTGCCGATAGGGTTATACTGGAAACGGTATAGCCTCCCCATTGGAAAGGAGATACGGATGTAAGTAAGATACCCGTATATCCTTTGGGTATCTTTTTTTGTACTTATTACTTAGTTTTTGTACTTAATAGAAATAGAGAGGAGTATTCTCATGACTGCATTAATCGATAAGTTTGGTCGTAAGCATGACTACATGAGAATTGCCGTAACTGACAGATGTAATCTGCGTTGTCAATATTGCATGCCCGAGGAAGGGGTAAAAGCCCTAAATCATGTCAATATTCTAAGCTTTGAGGAAATTCTTTCTGTCGTAAAAGTTGCAGCAAGTTTAGGGGTTAGAAAAATCCGCTTAACGGGCGGAGAGCCACTAGTACGCAAGGATTTAGAAAAATTGATTTTTATGATTTCGCAGGTAGAGGGTATTGAAGATATAGCGATGACTACTAATGCTATCCACCTAGCAGAGCGTATTGATGACCTACAAGCCGCAGGCTTAAATCGCGTAAACATAAGCCTAGATTCATTAAACGCTGATAAATTCCGTGAGCTGACACGGGGTGGTGACCTTGATAAGGTATTAAAAGGCGTTGAAGCGGCAATCGATAGAGGTTTAGAACCAGTGAAGGTGAATGCTGTCGTTATCAAAGGCTTTAATGACGATGAAATAGCAGACTTTATCCGTTGGACTATTGATACACCAATTCAAATGCGTTTTATAGAATATATGCCAATTGGAGATTCGTTAGTTTGGAAGGACGGTTATTTTCCGCTTGAAGAAGTCCGTAAAATTGCCGAATCAATAGCTCCAGTTATCGACGTAGTAGGTGTTAAAGGTAATGGGCCAGCGAGTGTATTTAAGCTTGCAGGTGCAGCAGGTACAGTTGGTATTATCCACCCAGTAAGTCAGCATTTTTGTTCAAGTTGTAACCGTTTGCGCTTAACGGCAGATGGTAAGCTTAAGCCTTGTTTATTCTGGCAGAAAGAGGTTGATATTCGCCCGTATATCCATGACGAACAGCAGTTAGATAATGTATTTAGAGATGTATTAAATTTAAAAGAGGAAAAGCACCAAATGACAGAGGAGCTGCAGGGAGAGAAAAGAACAGTTCGAAAAATGTCGCAAATTGGTGGATAAAGTTTATAGCTGGAAAGGGGATAAATAATGGAATTAACGCATTTTAACGAGCAGGGTAGAGCAAAGATGGTAGACGTTTCCGAGAAGAAAACTACTAAACGCACAGCTACAGTCAGTGGCAAAGTCATCATGAAACCAGAAACCCTAGCGCGCATTAAAGAAGGTAAAATAGCAAAGGGAGATGTTCTTGCAGTAGCACAGGTTGCAGGGGTTATGGCTGCAAAGAAGACATCAGATCTTATACCAATGTGTCACCCATTAGCTTTAACAAGTGTAGATATATCCTTTGATACAGATAAAATAGAAAACACCATATACCTGGAAGCGACGGTAAGTACTCTAGGTGTAACGGGAGTAGAGATGGAAGCACTAACGGCAGCATCAGTTACAGCATTGACTATTTATGATATGTGCAAAGCAATTGATAAAGATATGGTCATTACAGATATTCAGCTAGAAACTAAAACTGGTGGTAAGAGTGGAGACTATTACCGAGGAGAGGGGAAATAGTAATGCAAAGAGGGAAAATTAAAGCTATTTCAATAAGTGATCGTAAAGGTATGCGTAAGACAAACGTAGAGCAGGTAGAAATTCGTCCAGACCATGGAATCGTAACTGATGCTCATGCAGGTGACTGGCATCGTCAGTTGAGCTTACTAGCCCAAGAGAGTATTGAAAAGATGGTAGAGATGGGCTTGACTGTTAAGGCTGGGGACTTTGCAGAAAATATTACTACAGAAGGCGTTGACCTATTAGCGATGCCTGTAGGTACTCGTGTGCGTATGGGTGAGACGATTGTAGAGATTACGCAAATAGGTAAAGAGTGCCACACCCGTTGTGCGATTTACTACCAGGCTGGAGACTGTGTAATGCCGAAGGAAGGTATTTTTGCGATTGTACTTAAAGGCGGAGTACTTCATGTCGGCGACGAAGTAGAGGAATTACCAGCAGACTACCTACGTGTAGGTGTTTTAACCGCAAGTGATAAAGGATCTAAAGGTGAGCGTGAAGATCAAAGTGGCCAGGTTATTAAAGACATGATTGCTAAAATAGGCGGCCAAGTTGAGAAATATGATGTGGTTGCTGATGAGCAGGAAATCCTTGCTAATACTATTAAACAGTGGGTTGACGAAGATAAGCTTGATCTAATCTTAACCACTGGCGGAACAGGGTTAGGGCCAAGGGATGTAACTCCAGACGCAACATTAGAGATAATCGAAAAGCAAATCCCTGGCATAGCTGAAGTAATGCGTATGCGTTCACTAGAAAAGACAGATCGTGCCATGTTGTCTCGTGCAGTAGCAGGAACTAGAGCTCAAGCAATGATAATTAATCTACCAGGTAGTCCTAAGGCCGTTGAGGAGTGCCTAGAATCTATTATTGATACATTGTCCCATGGAATTAGAATTTTACAAGGGAAAACGGGAGAATGTGCTAGAAAGTAGAAAATTGCTAGAAAGTAGCTAGGAATAAGCTAGAAAGTAGGGAAGCAATTGCGTGAGATAAAAACAAAGGACGCTATTGGACAGGTATTAGCCCATGATTTGACGAAAATCGTTCCTGGAAGATTTAAAGGTCGTGCCTTTAAAAAAGGCCACATCATTCGTCAGGGTGATGTTGAAGAGCTACTGTCCATGGGTAAAGAACATATCTATATTTTAGAAATAAAAGAAGGACAGCTTCATGAGGATGATGCGGCAATGCGTTTAGCTAATTGCCTAAAGGGACCAAATATTGAGCTGTCTGAGACATCTGAGGGTAAGGTTAATATTTTAGCAGGTATAAATGGGCTGTTAAAAATTAACCGCGAAGCAATTATCGCCATGAATACGGTTCCAGATATTGCGATTGCAACACTCCATAGTAATCGAGTAGTTAAGCAGGGGGAAAAGCTTGCTGGAACCCGCGCTGTACCGTTGGTTATAGAAGAAGAAAAGATAAGAACCGTCGAGACAATCGCCGACAACTTTGCACCAGTAATTTCTGTTATGCCGATTCGTTCTTTAAAGATAGGGATAATAACTACAGGCTCAGAGGTGTATAAGGGACGTATTCCAGATAAATTTGGCCCAGTGGTCAAGCGTAAAGTTGAAGCATTAGGCTCCAAGGTCATTGATCAAATCTTTGTACCTGACGATGTCAAGGAAATCCAGTCTGCAGTTAATAAATTAATCGATGTCGGTGCGGAGCTGATTATTACGACTGGAGGCATGAGTGTTGATCCTGATGACCGTACTCCAGGTGCTATTAAAGGCTTAGGAGCTGAACTAATCACATATGGAACCCCTGTATTGCCTGGGTCGATGCTATTACTTGCATATCATCGAGGAATACCAGTAATGGGCTTGCCTGGCTGTGTTATGTATGAAAAGTCAACGTCCTTTGATCTTATATTACCAAGGGTTTTAGCAAACGACCCAGTAAATCGCGAAGATATTGCTGAGTTAGGCTATGGTGGTTTGTGTACGACTTGTGATCCGTGCGTGTATCCACACTGCTCATTTGGTAAATAGGACAATAGAGGAGTTAATAGGATGTATAAACAATATATTTCTGTTGATGAAGCATTACAAGAAATCATTAACCACACACCGAGGGCAAATACGGAAATAGTTCCATTGGATCAAGCTGTTGGACGTGTCTTAGCTCGGGATGTTGTTGCGGACACACCTGTGCCATCCTTTGCTAAATCACCCTTAGATGGCTTTGCGGTACGTTTTGAAGATGTAAAAACAGCAACAAAGGAGAATCCCGTAGCGCTTACTGTGGTTGAAGAAATCCCAGCTGGTCACCTACCTAAAGTGACATTAACTTTAGGTCAAGCAGCTCGTATCATGACAGGTGCCCCATTACCAGAGGGTGCTGACACAATTATTAAGTTTGAAGACACATCATTAGTAATGTCAGAGAAACAACACTACGAAGCATGTGGTGATAAAGTCACGATATTCAATGTCCCTAAATCAGCTGGTAATTACGCTGAAATTGGAGAGGATATTAATAAGGGTGATGTCATTCTAAATGCAGGATGTGTTATAGAGCCCGCTGTGATTGCTGTACTGGCTACCTTTGGCTATGCCCATGTAGCAGTTTACACTCGTCCATCAGCGATAGTATTTGCAAGTGGTGATGAGCTGGTTAATGTAGATGATGATCCTATGCCAGGTAAGATTCGCAATAGTAATAGCCCAAGTATAGCAGCGCAATTACAGCTTTGGGGTGCTAATGTAGATGTAGGCAAGATTGTACAAGACCAAGAAGAAATCATTGCTGCCACACTAATACACGCGTTACAGCGTTATCAATTAGTTGTTACTACTGGCGGTGTTTCTGTAGGTGATTATGATGTGATGAAGGACGTTTTTCAGAAGATAGGTGCGGAAATTATCTTTTGGCGTGTCAATATGAGACCTGGAACACCAATGGTAGTTGCGAAATGGGATGATAAGCTGATTATTGGACTTTCAGGAAATCCTTCCGCTGCTTACATTAGCTGTGAATTGTTCGTCAGAGCCTATGTATATAAAATGCAGGGGCGCTTTGACTTCTGGCGTGAGCCTGTGACTGCAACGTTGGTTGAAGATGTCGGCAAAGCAGTTAATCAAGATAGATACCTAAGAGCAGTTGCAAATATAAATCAGGCGGGTAATTTAGTGGTAAAACCACTGGCAAAACAAAAGTCGGGCATATTAGGTAATATGATAGATGCAAATGCATTAGTATATGTTCCAGCAGACGATAATAAAATCTATAAAGGCGATCAAGTCAAAGTGATTTTACTAAAAGCGCCGAAGGGAGAGTCTGTTAATGACTGAGCCCATCTGCCATAAGGATGGTATACCGATTTTCTCTTTTGCTGGATTTTCTAATAGTGGCAAGACAACTTTAATGTGTAAGATTGTTAGCGCACTCAAGGATAAGGGTTATCGTGTGGCGACGGTTAAGCACGATGGACACGATTTTTCAATGGATCAGCAAGGCAAGGATACCTGGAAGCATCGTGAGGCTGGAGCGGATGTTGTGGCAATCACCTCTGCTAGTAAAGTTGCCATCATAGATTATCGAGCATATGAAAGAGAAAAACAATTGCTACAGGTTCTTTCCTATATTGAAAATGTTGATATTATATTAGTAGAAGGATTCAAAAATGTGCCGATGCCTAAGATATTCGTAGTTCGTGAGCAACAACAGCTCGAACAAATGGACAAAATACCGATGATCGAAGGAGTTGCCACAGATTTTTTGCTTGAACAGCAAAGGCTACCAGTGTATGATATAAATAATGTACAAGCAATGGCAGAGTATATTATTAAACGTTGTAATTTAGCATAGAATGATACAGCGGATATCCAATGGACTTGAATAACAGATTTAACATGTGTATACATTGGATTATACGACGTTAGATGGAGGTTAGTCTGGTGGCTGATCAAAGAATTCCTCAGGTAACGGCGAAGCGCCTACCGTTATATTATCGCTATATGGAAAAACTACAGGCATCAGGTAAACAACGAGTTTCTTCAAAGGATATAAGTGAAGCACTTCAGATTGACCCAGCAACTATCCGCAGAGATTTCTCCTATTTAGGGGAGCTTGGTAAAAAAGGCTATGGGTATAACGTCAATTATCTATTGAATTTTCTAAAGGACTTTTTAAAGCAAGATGTTATATCAAATGTTGTCTTGGTTGGAGTCGGCAATTTAGGAACAGCTTTACTTAATTATAGTTTGTATAAGAATAATAGTACTAAAATTGTTGCAGGTTTAGATACCGATAAACAGAAAATAGGAACTGTTATCAATGGTGTGCCGATACACCACATTTCTGAACTAGATAAAATTTGCAAAACACATAAGGTTGAGGTTGCGATTGTAACCGTTCCAGCGGCATATGCCCAAAATGTAGTCGATCAGTTAGTAATGGCGGGAATACGTGGGATTCTTAATTTCACACCAGCTAGACTCTACGCACCTAGTGAAGTCCGTGTGCATCATATAGACTTGACAGTAGAGCTGCAATCCCTTATTTACTTGTTAAAACATAATGAAGATAAGGACAGCTTGCTAGAGATAACTGATTAAAAATACATCAAAACAAAAACATCAAAAACAAAAAAACAACAAACGGAGGAATAAAACATGATAGGAAACATTGGTGTACCTGGATTAATTCTAATTTTAGTAATCGCATTAATCGTTTTTGGCCCTAATAAATTGCCTGAGCTTGGCAGAGCAGTAGGACGTACTTTGAAAGAATTTAAGGGAGCTACAAAAGATTTAACTAGTAGCTTAGATGACGAGGACGAGAAGCCAAGACCTAAGAAAAAAGTTGTAAAAGAAGAAGAGACAGTTGTTGAAGCTAAAGAAGATACAAACGAACAAAAGTAAACAGATATAAAACGCATGATGTAGAAAGGTCGTTGCCCCATGTCAGTTCAAGATCAATCTCTTACACTTGTCGAGCATCTTGCAGAGCTTAGAAACCGCCTAATAATAACATTCGCTGTTTTTATAGTCGGTATGGTTATTGGTTTTGTATACGCTAAACCGATTATAGAGTTTATTATTCGTGATATGCAGAACATGCATGTATTCAGGCCTATGGATACATTACGAGTGTATTTACAAATTGCTGTATACTTCGGTATAGTGGTCGCATTACCAATGGCACTTTACCAGGTCTGGGCATTTGTCAAGCCTGCTCTGACACCAGAAGAGCGCAAGAATACAGTATGGTTTATCCCAGCTGCAGTTATGTTGTTCATGGTTGGTTCCGCCTTCGCATTTTTTGGAATTTTCCCATTGATGTGGGGTTTTCTTGAAGGATTTACTGAGAGTATGGAAAAAGTCGAGAGTACAATTGGACTTCAAGAGTATATAGGTTTTATTGTTAACTTAGTGGTTCCATTTGGTCTATTGTTTGAAATGCCAATCGTTGTAATATTCTTGACTAAACTAAGGGTAGTGAATCCGCCTAGACTTAGAAAGCTTAGGAAGATGGCCTATTTAGCTTTAATATTAGTTGCGACCATGATTACGCCAGCTGACTTTATCTCCGCGATTGCGGTATTTATTCCATTGATTGGTCTTTATGAAATCAGCATTTTGTTGTCAGGTGTTGTCTATAAAAAACAATTAGCTAGAGAAGCTGAATTTGAAGC
Encoded here:
- a CDS encoding ABC-F family ATP-binding cassette domain-containing protein, coding for MIILQTINISKSYGVTPILTKVCLQVQAKDKIGVVGPNGAGKSTLLKIIAGKLPADSGEVQITKGKVLCYLAQDSGLDSRLTIWDEMLSVFATLHEQEQRLRQLEIEMGKCTDDPEALESIMAEYSELQEAFERSGGHKLEADIRNVLAGLGFSDINYKEMTINQCSGGQKTRLALAKILLSQPDIILLDEPTNYLDIDALTWLEQFIKDFPGALMVVSHDRYFLDSFINVVYEIDNNKGTAYPGTYHYYLSTKEQRLLEQEQLYLKQHEEIAKTQEFIQKNIARASTSARAKSRRKQLENMELLDSPTKQNETFFSFRAKKRTGNIVLDIKNLGITFDSSAGYLFVGLNLQIERGERIAIIGPNGTGKSTLLKLIAEQLKPTAGEITHGSNVQIGYYDQEQADLTKTNTVFEEVHDDFPHMTRTEIRSALAQFLFVGEDVDKHISSLSGGEKARVTLTKLMLAQDNLLLLDEPTNHLDIPAKEALEQALLSYDGTMIFISHDRYFLNQIATRVIYMTRDKLKSYLGNYDYYLEKNHQEKQQLEETKQKTAQQKETHEELKRRRNLERQLQKQYDSFEADIQTTEVEIEDLEKQLCNPEIFDNHVEVAKLQEELSNKQFELDTLMEKWEQAALELEKQRTYL
- a CDS encoding 5-formyltetrahydrofolate cyclo-ligase, whose translation is MRLEKRNLRNEMLLKRKKIKKDLREKKSQQIFKNLVNLDEVNAAKRIMVYVDFQEEVQTRQFIEYLWSKNIDVVIPVCKPKNRQLNPSLLYSFDELEPGTFGVLEPKKEAIRYVDLDTIDIIIVPGLAFDRHGGRIGYGAGYYDRFFERTPNAQVIGIAYDEQLVMKIPMEDHDKRIPLIITDKEFIQAKYFL
- the fdhD gene encoding formate dehydrogenase accessory sulfurtransferase FdhD, whose product is MNIKELKLDKTEELEVIRIKDGEEPDPFDDQLAVEYPVTIFFNDQELVTLLCTPTYLEELAIGFLNSEGMIRSYDDIASVELDSEKGLIYVKTKKKKALTEKLFAKRTITSGCGKGTIFYNVLDSMRANKIERPLDITSEQVTSLMTELQQNSMMFKETGGNHASSLCDPTGMVVYHEDIGRHNAVDKIVGHCVKHNINIENKVLVTSGRVSSEILLKVAKLDIPMIISKSAPTTLSVRLARELGLTLVGFVRGRRFNIYANGWRLTDVHVTDHDSIKIKESILDEINKQVEDKEE
- the mobA gene encoding molybdenum cofactor guanylyltransferase, giving the protein MLNGVILSGGLSKRMGQDKGLLMLDGKTTVERLYEKIAPLCQRVILVTNKPDSYRSLLNKMPKATIITDEIKQLGPLSGIHAALGETDMDYNLVIACDMPLANPECFLSFAKNQLDSKNELIIARTADGRLQPLHAIYHKSCRSQIEQMLTSNNLRISSLVDYVTSKIIEIPTKEQEMFMNMNTPEEYNAALASTK
- the moaA gene encoding GTP 3',8-cyclase MoaA, with protein sequence MTALIDKFGRKHDYMRIAVTDRCNLRCQYCMPEEGVKALNHVNILSFEEILSVVKVAASLGVRKIRLTGGEPLVRKDLEKLIFMISQVEGIEDIAMTTNAIHLAERIDDLQAAGLNRVNISLDSLNADKFRELTRGGDLDKVLKGVEAAIDRGLEPVKVNAVVIKGFNDDEIADFIRWTIDTPIQMRFIEYMPIGDSLVWKDGYFPLEEVRKIAESIAPVIDVVGVKGNGPASVFKLAGAAGTVGIIHPVSQHFCSSCNRLRLTADGKLKPCLFWQKEVDIRPYIHDEQQLDNVFRDVLNLKEEKHQMTEELQGEKRTVRKMSQIGG
- the moaC gene encoding cyclic pyranopterin monophosphate synthase MoaC, yielding MELTHFNEQGRAKMVDVSEKKTTKRTATVSGKVIMKPETLARIKEGKIAKGDVLAVAQVAGVMAAKKTSDLIPMCHPLALTSVDISFDTDKIENTIYLEATVSTLGVTGVEMEALTAASVTALTIYDMCKAIDKDMVITDIQLETKTGGKSGDYYRGEGK
- a CDS encoding MOSC domain-containing protein, whose product is MQRGKIKAISISDRKGMRKTNVEQVEIRPDHGIVTDAHAGDWHRQLSLLAQESIEKMVEMGLTVKAGDFAENITTEGVDLLAMPVGTRVRMGETIVEITQIGKECHTRCAIYYQAGDCVMPKEGIFAIVLKGGVLHVGDEVEELPADYLRVGVLTASDKGSKGEREDQSGQVIKDMIAKIGGQVEKYDVVADEQEILANTIKQWVDEDKLDLILTTGGTGLGPRDVTPDATLEIIEKQIPGIAEVMRMRSLEKTDRAMLSRAVAGTRAQAMIINLPGSPKAVEECLESIIDTLSHGIRILQGKTGECARK
- a CDS encoding molybdopterin-binding protein; the protein is MREIKTKDAIGQVLAHDLTKIVPGRFKGRAFKKGHIIRQGDVEELLSMGKEHIYILEIKEGQLHEDDAAMRLANCLKGPNIELSETSEGKVNILAGINGLLKINREAIIAMNTVPDIAIATLHSNRVVKQGEKLAGTRAVPLVIEEEKIRTVETIADNFAPVISVMPIRSLKIGIITTGSEVYKGRIPDKFGPVVKRKVEALGSKVIDQIFVPDDVKEIQSAVNKLIDVGAELIITTGGMSVDPDDRTPGAIKGLGAELITYGTPVLPGSMLLLAYHRGIPVMGLPGCVMYEKSTSFDLILPRVLANDPVNREDIAELGYGGLCTTCDPCVYPHCSFGK
- a CDS encoding molybdopterin molybdotransferase MoeA is translated as MYKQYISVDEALQEIINHTPRANTEIVPLDQAVGRVLARDVVADTPVPSFAKSPLDGFAVRFEDVKTATKENPVALTVVEEIPAGHLPKVTLTLGQAARIMTGAPLPEGADTIIKFEDTSLVMSEKQHYEACGDKVTIFNVPKSAGNYAEIGEDINKGDVILNAGCVIEPAVIAVLATFGYAHVAVYTRPSAIVFASGDELVNVDDDPMPGKIRNSNSPSIAAQLQLWGANVDVGKIVQDQEEIIAATLIHALQRYQLVVTTGGVSVGDYDVMKDVFQKIGAEIIFWRVNMRPGTPMVVAKWDDKLIIGLSGNPSAAYISCELFVRAYVYKMQGRFDFWREPVTATLVEDVGKAVNQDRYLRAVANINQAGNLVVKPLAKQKSGILGNMIDANALVYVPADDNKIYKGDQVKVILLKAPKGESVND
- the mobB gene encoding molybdopterin-guanine dinucleotide biosynthesis protein B; its protein translation is MTEPICHKDGIPIFSFAGFSNSGKTTLMCKIVSALKDKGYRVATVKHDGHDFSMDQQGKDTWKHREAGADVVAITSASKVAIIDYRAYEREKQLLQVLSYIENVDIILVEGFKNVPMPKIFVVREQQQLEQMDKIPMIEGVATDFLLEQQRLPVYDINNVQAMAEYIIKRCNLA
- a CDS encoding redox-sensing transcriptional repressor Rex, translated to MADQRIPQVTAKRLPLYYRYMEKLQASGKQRVSSKDISEALQIDPATIRRDFSYLGELGKKGYGYNVNYLLNFLKDFLKQDVISNVVLVGVGNLGTALLNYSLYKNNSTKIVAGLDTDKQKIGTVINGVPIHHISELDKICKTHKVEVAIVTVPAAYAQNVVDQLVMAGIRGILNFTPARLYAPSEVRVHHIDLTVELQSLIYLLKHNEDKDSLLEITD
- the tatA gene encoding twin-arginine translocase TatA/TatE family subunit, which encodes MIGNIGVPGLILILVIALIVFGPNKLPELGRAVGRTLKEFKGATKDLTSSLDDEDEKPRPKKKVVKEEETVVEAKEDTNEQK